Part of the Tolypothrix sp. PCC 7910 genome, GATAATCTTCTGAGGACATCGGATCTAGTTCCCAACGGCGATCGTCGCGCTCTTCTAAGATATCGTTAGTGCGGAGAAAAGAGCGGTCGTCCATTTCTAGCCCTACTGCTGCTTCTAAATCTTCAGTGACGTTTTGATCAGGAGTGGGAGCAGTACCACCAACTGCTTCATCTCCCACAGCATCCGCATCTTCCCAATAAGCATCCACATCACCACCAGTCAGTTTGGGACTAGTTTCTGTATACTCACGCCGTTCTGCTTGTATGGAACGCCCACCGATATTGTACCCTGGCAAGTCTTTCACCCCAGTACCGTAGGATTCGGTGATTGCCTGAGGCAAATCATCAGAGTTGATTTCTTGGTTATGATTTTCTTCTGCCATAATGCTAGCGATTTGGTGCATCTTCACCATAACCTTTTACTAACAGAAGCTGTGTCTAACTTGGGATGTATAACTTTAGAAATAAAAGAATCTATCCCCTGGGAACGAAGATAATTCCAGATTTGAACAATAACCTTGTAAATATGAATTCATGGTCAAACCCCGTGTAGTTGAAGTTATTAGTTATGAGTAATAAGTTAATAAAGGAAAAATTTGCTTAGTGGCTTATTACTTATAACTAATTTTTATTCAAAAAATTAACGATATATTCAATTAATCTTTTTTGAATTTTCTTGTTGCTCTCAACTACCTGAATGCTAACTCACAGCATGAATGGGGAAAAACGGAGGTAGAAAGTGCAATACGAAGAGTTTATTACCCACGTCCAAAGTTTGGCTCTATCAGATTCTCGTGTAGAGGCAGAACGTGCTACCCGTGCGACATTAGAAACAATTCAGGAAAGAATTCCTGCAGATGAAGTACAAGCATTAGCAGAACAGTTACCAATAGAACTCAAGAACTATTTAGAAACAAGTCAAGGACAACCTGGACAAATTTTTAATCTCCAAGAATTTATTAACCGTACTAGTCAAAAAGAAAATATTGAACCTACAACTGCCGCTATTCATGTTAGAGCAGTTTTTGCTGTGCTACAGAATGCAGTTGTTCCAGAAAAGTTTGCTAGTTTTCATGCCTATTTTTCTCACGATTACGAAGAACTCTTTACTAGCGCCTCAAGTAGTGAAATTACTACATAGAAAATCTCCCCTATAGAGGATAAAACAAATTAACAAAATGGTTGACTATTTTACTAGTTGAATTTACAAATACATAGGAAGAATTAGATGGCACACACTAACAATCATTCTGCTAAGAAAAAAGTGGCAATTCTCATAGAAAATGGGGTTGAGGATGCAGAATTTACCGTTCCTTACAATGGCTTAAAGCAAGCAGGGATGGAGGTAGTAGTCCTCGGCGGACGCATGAATGAGAAGTATAAGGGAAAACAAGGCAAAGTCAGCATTCAAGCAGATGCTACCACCACAGAAGCGATCGCATCGGAATTTGATGCTGTGGTAATTCCCGGTGGTATGGCTCCCGATAAAATGCGGCGTAACCCCAATACAGTACGCTTTGTACAAGAAGCTGTACAGCAAGGAAAATTGGTGGCTGCGGTATGTCACGGGCCACAACTTTTAATTGAAGGCGATTTACTCAAAGGTAAACGTATCACGGGTTTTAGAGCAATTCGCAAAGACATTATCAACGCTGGTGCAAATTATTTAGATGAAGCATTGGTAGTGGATGGTAATTTAATTACTTCTCGTGAACCTGGAGATTTAGCGATTTTCACCACAGCGATTCTCAGCCGTTTGGGTTACGGTGGTAAAGATGCGGCATTACCTAGCGAGAAGGATACAACCGCAGAATGGTGGAAGCTGGCTGATGCTTGGGGTGGCTCAACCAAAGGCGATATCGTTAAAAATTTAAATACGGCTTTGGCTGGTGAGCGCTATTCTTTAGAAGCATTAGAGAAGTATCTCGAGAAAGAATCTAATACAGAAGCGCGATCGCTTTTTCAAGAACTCATCGGTACTAAACAGCGCCATATCCAAATCATCGAAACCTATCTCGATAGGCTTGGCGAAAAACCATCCTTAGCTGCAAATGTCGCTGAACAATACGCCAAGGTAAAAACTGCTCTAACTGGAAGTGATGATATATATCAAATCCGTTCAGCTTTGGGCGACATCCAAACAGGTATTGGCGATATTGGCAATTTGTGGGCGAAGCTGACAGATCCCGTAGCCACCGCTATTTTCAAAGAAATTTACCAGAATTTGTTGCAATACGAACAAAGATTAGTCGGGTTGTATCGCCAGCTTCTAGGTAGTGAAGTTAAGGCTCCTAAGCCTACTACAGGCGCAGCAACAGCTATGTAATTTTGTTTCAACCACAGGAGAGGACACTTTTCAGAAGGGATAACCCACAGTGGAAAGTGTCCATTACGCAAAGAACTAGAGAGAGAAGAAAGTCTTTGCGTCTTCAGTGGTCATTTTACAGTAATCAGAAGAAAAATGACCAATAGTTAGTTGATGGTACAAGCCCCTAGACTTATCTATCGTGTCAATCCAAAATCCCAAATCTAAAATCTAAAATTGTATGACTGCGACTCCAGGAGATCGGATAAATACCAATCAGGGTGAAGCCAGTGAAGCTGAACGTTGGGCTTCTTTAATTGGTGGCGGCGCTATGGTTTTAATGGGTTTAAGACAAGGCTCTTTGCGAGGTGCGCTAACGGCTTTAGCTGGTGGCGGTTTGATATATCAAGGTGTAACCAAACAAAGCACGATCCAGCAAGCACAGGAAATTGTGGGCATGAATAAACCAATCAAAGTGGAAAAGACAGTCACAATCAATAAACCAGCAGAGGAACTGTACCGCTACTGGCACGATTTTGAAAAGCTGCCCACATTTATGAAGCATCTCAAATCTGTGAAGGTGGACAACGAAAAACGTTCTCATTGGATTGCCAATGCACCTTTAGGTAATAGTGTGGAATGGGATGCAGACATTTTAGAAGATAGGGAAAATCAGTTTATTTCTTGGGCTTCCGTAGAAGGCGCAGACGTAGATAATTCCGGTTTCGTGCGCTTTCAAAAAGCACCAGGCGATCGCGGTA contains:
- a CDS encoding SRPBCC family protein is translated as MTATPGDRINTNQGEASEAERWASLIGGGAMVLMGLRQGSLRGALTALAGGGLIYQGVTKQSTIQQAQEIVGMNKPIKVEKTVTINKPAEELYRYWHDFEKLPTFMKHLKSVKVDNEKRSHWIANAPLGNSVEWDADILEDRENQFISWASVEGADVDNSGFVRFQKAPGDRGTEVKVVLEYNPPGGALAAVFAKLFGEEPEQQIGDDLRRFKMLMEAGEIATTEGQPSGRSH
- a CDS encoding DJ-1/PfpI/YhbO family deglycase/protease: MAHTNNHSAKKKVAILIENGVEDAEFTVPYNGLKQAGMEVVVLGGRMNEKYKGKQGKVSIQADATTTEAIASEFDAVVIPGGMAPDKMRRNPNTVRFVQEAVQQGKLVAAVCHGPQLLIEGDLLKGKRITGFRAIRKDIINAGANYLDEALVVDGNLITSREPGDLAIFTTAILSRLGYGGKDAALPSEKDTTAEWWKLADAWGGSTKGDIVKNLNTALAGERYSLEALEKYLEKESNTEARSLFQELIGTKQRHIQIIETYLDRLGEKPSLAANVAEQYAKVKTALTGSDDIYQIRSALGDIQTGIGDIGNLWAKLTDPVATAIFKEIYQNLLQYEQRLVGLYRQLLGSEVKAPKPTTGAATAM
- a CDS encoding DUF2267 domain-containing protein translates to MQYEEFITHVQSLALSDSRVEAERATRATLETIQERIPADEVQALAEQLPIELKNYLETSQGQPGQIFNLQEFINRTSQKENIEPTTAAIHVRAVFAVLQNAVVPEKFASFHAYFSHDYEELFTSASSSEITT
- a CDS encoding DUF6335 family protein; translated protein: MAEENHNQEINSDDLPQAITESYGTGVKDLPGYNIGGRSIQAERREYTETSPKLTGGDVDAYWEDADAVGDEAVGGTAPTPDQNVTEDLEAAVGLEMDDRSFLRTNDILEERDDRRWELDPMSSEDYQQRK